One region of Acidobacteriota bacterium genomic DNA includes:
- a CDS encoding tetratricopeptide repeat protein has protein sequence MRRSRPPIPVRDAGSAASTRSAGYAGSRRRSRQDALTQPTARCSRSSVTTWCASTTSWFAGNAAAASRSRPTRTWRFSSAGPETGAPGNRRTIRARRLLRDYNRDVSAHDLSCACLALLIALALPAAGSAQTPEADLAFHHQATRALAHGDAEAAEDLAGTRESSDPAAAALRARRLIETGRYEEAEALLDPVARAAPGTVAGLEFGRLLATVGRVDEAARFLEAVIVAGQSTPDPLLQYYGGLASQAAGGFRRANMFFRGASRSLPEDPAVHTAWGDLFLEKYNYADAQRSYQDALALDGEWSPALVGLAQVLANAGVPIPAGGPGAEPLTARGAAERALAIDPTNARAHLLIAELELADQNRDAARESIDAVLDHNPNHLEARALVAAIAWLEDRRDDFENEVAGILAINPVYADAYRIAGYHVARAYRFPEAVTLVRRALELNPDHIRAHADLGMHLLRTGDEPGARAALERSFEADPYDVVTFNLLEMLDQLDEFETFEEGDLIVRLHPEEAPAIRDYVIDVAQEALDTLSALYNMTPETPVLIEIFPRHDDFAVRTLGLPGMVGALGACFGRVVTMVSPRASPSGSFHWLSTLWHEMAHVVTLQMSNQRLTRSLSEGISSFEEKRRHPAWERDQLFEFLTAINAGNLRSIAELDSEFTQGGLGLAYFHASLVVQHIVETYGDDTLQTLIRAYGDGLDTEGGLERIGLTFDSLQAGFDADIEERYGELRRALEGAPAFPPGEGEDRLELLHGLAEEHPGSFQAQMALGVAARAAGLPDEARAAFERAVELFPITVGLESPRGQLALIAEEEGDTEQAMHELELLLEHDESSPETARMLAALAEGAEDDRRLRIAYERLIEIDPFDPIPHQTLGRMAKEDGRTEVALRELRIALALGPVDRVATHTDYAETLIAVGDLDAAKRQAMLALEIAPTYERAQDALLRVIEASP, from the coding sequence ATGAGACGAAGCCGGCCTCCTATACCTGTCCGCGATGCGGGTTCCGCGGCGAGTACCAGGTCCGCTGGATACGCCGGGTCAAGAAGGCGCAGCCGCCAAGACGCGCTGACGCAGCCGACCGCGAGATGTTCAAGAAGCTCCGTAACTACATGGTGCGCGTCGACGACATCATGGTTTGCCGGCAATGCCGCCGCCGCTTCGAGATCCCGTCCCACCAGAACCTGGCGTTTTTCTAGTGCCGGTCCGGAAACCGGCGCACCTGGAAACCGGCGCACCATAAGGGCGCGCAGGCTCCTGCGAGACTATAATCGCGACGTGAGCGCTCATGATTTGTCGTGCGCGTGTCTGGCACTTCTGATCGCCCTTGCGCTTCCGGCTGCGGGCTCGGCGCAGACCCCGGAAGCCGATCTCGCGTTTCATCATCAGGCGACTCGCGCGCTGGCACATGGCGACGCCGAGGCCGCCGAGGATCTGGCGGGCACCCGCGAGTCCTCCGACCCCGCCGCGGCGGCGCTGCGGGCGCGCCGGCTGATCGAGACGGGCCGTTACGAGGAAGCCGAAGCGCTTCTCGACCCCGTAGCGCGGGCGGCGCCGGGAACGGTGGCGGGGCTGGAGTTCGGCCGCCTGCTGGCCACCGTCGGCCGGGTGGACGAGGCGGCGCGGTTCCTGGAGGCGGTCATCGTCGCGGGGCAGAGCACGCCCGATCCCCTGCTGCAGTACTACGGCGGTTTGGCCTCGCAGGCGGCCGGAGGATTCCGCCGCGCCAACATGTTCTTCCGGGGCGCGTCACGGTCGCTGCCGGAAGATCCGGCCGTCCACACGGCTTGGGGTGACCTCTTCCTGGAGAAGTACAACTACGCCGACGCGCAGCGGTCGTATCAGGACGCACTCGCGCTCGACGGCGAGTGGTCACCCGCGCTCGTCGGACTCGCCCAGGTGCTGGCTAACGCGGGCGTGCCGATTCCGGCCGGTGGCCCCGGGGCCGAACCGCTCACCGCGCGGGGAGCGGCGGAACGCGCGCTGGCCATCGACCCCACGAACGCCCGCGCCCATCTCCTCATCGCGGAGCTTGAACTCGCGGACCAGAATCGCGACGCGGCGCGCGAGTCGATCGATGCCGTGCTCGATCACAACCCGAATCACCTGGAGGCGCGTGCGCTCGTGGCGGCGATCGCCTGGCTGGAGGACCGGCGCGACGACTTCGAGAATGAGGTGGCGGGGATTCTGGCGATCAACCCCGTCTATGCCGACGCCTACCGGATCGCCGGTTACCACGTGGCGCGCGCCTATCGCTTCCCGGAAGCGGTCACGCTGGTCCGCCGCGCTCTGGAGCTGAATCCGGACCATATCCGCGCCCACGCCGATCTCGGCATGCACCTGCTCCGGACGGGCGACGAACCGGGCGCACGGGCCGCGCTGGAGCGCTCGTTCGAGGCGGATCCGTACGATGTCGTCACCTTCAATCTGCTCGAGATGCTGGATCAGCTCGACGAGTTCGAGACATTCGAGGAAGGGGACCTCATCGTTCGGCTCCATCCGGAGGAGGCGCCGGCGATAAGGGACTACGTAATCGACGTGGCGCAGGAGGCGCTCGACACGCTCTCTGCCCTGTACAACATGACGCCCGAGACCCCGGTCCTCATCGAGATCTTCCCGCGCCACGACGACTTCGCCGTCCGCACCCTCGGCCTTCCCGGGATGGTGGGTGCGTTGGGCGCCTGCTTCGGCCGCGTCGTGACGATGGTTTCGCCGCGGGCGAGCCCGTCCGGCAGCTTCCACTGGCTTTCGACCCTCTGGCACGAGATGGCGCACGTCGTCACCCTGCAGATGTCGAACCAGCGGCTGACGCGCTCGCTGAGCGAAGGCATCTCGTCGTTCGAGGAGAAGCGGCGGCATCCCGCCTGGGAACGCGACCAGTTGTTTGAGTTCCTGACCGCGATCAACGCCGGCAACCTCCGTTCGATTGCCGAGCTCGACAGCGAGTTCACGCAGGGGGGGCTCGGTCTTGCCTATTTCCATGCGTCGCTGGTCGTGCAGCACATCGTCGAGACATACGGCGACGACACGCTGCAGACCCTGATCCGTGCTTACGGCGACGGACTCGATACCGAAGGCGGGCTCGAACGGATCGGACTCACTTTCGACTCCCTGCAGGCAGGCTTCGATGCCGACATCGAGGAGCGCTACGGCGAATTGCGGCGCGCTCTGGAGGGCGCACCGGCCTTTCCGCCCGGGGAAGGGGAAGACCGGCTGGAGCTTCTGCACGGGCTGGCCGAGGAACACCCGGGCAGCTTCCAGGCCCAAATGGCCCTCGGCGTCGCGGCGCGTGCAGCGGGCCTGCCGGACGAGGCGCGCGCGGCGTTCGAACGGGCGGTCGAACTCTTCCCGATCACCGTGGGTCTGGAGAGCCCCCGCGGGCAACTGGCGCTGATCGCCGAAGAGGAGGGCGACACCGAACAGGCGATGCACGAGCTGGAGCTGCTCCTCGAGCATGACGAGAGTTCTCCCGAAACGGCCCGCATGCTGGCGGCGCTCGCGGAGGGAGCGGAGGATGACCGGCGGCTCAGGATTGCCTACGAGCGGCTGATCGAGATCGATCCTTTCGATCCCATCCCGCACCAGACACTCGGCCGGATGGCGAAGGAGGATGGGCGGACGGAGGTTGCCCTGCGTGAGCTTCGGATTGCGCTGGCGCTCGGTCCCGTGGATCGGGTGGCGACGCACACCGATTACGCCGAGACGCTCATCGCCGTGGGCGATCTCGACGCGGCGAAGCGGCAGGCCATGCTGGCGCTGGAGATTGCCCCGACGTACGAGCGGGCGCAGGATGCGCTTCTGAGGGTTATCGAGGCGTCGCCGTGA
- a CDS encoding DUF4159 domain-containing protein translates to MRAAAILAAAVILAPLGTGAVGAGVMGTGLAGTGAAAQDVPLPERDGLTGLEWRFVRVRYTTPTDQLAEFLRIYGVDPWTVDAPVAEQNLSRRMARVTTIQVNEPIVAALTDDALWEQPWIYIVEPANMMLTDDEVANLREFLLRGGTVTFDDFHGPAEWELFARQMERVFPDRPIVDLGPGHAVFSSFYNLDAYPQIPGLGSFFNNVTWEKGGFEPKLRAILADDGRAMALINFNTDMGDGWEWSNAEQYPTYVQYTAQSYRMFINEIVYALTH, encoded by the coding sequence GTGAGAGCGGCGGCCATCCTCGCGGCCGCGGTGATCCTGGCGCCCTTGGGAACCGGGGCCGTGGGAGCCGGCGTCATGGGAACCGGCCTCGCCGGAACCGGGGCCGCCGCACAGGATGTCCCGCTACCGGAGCGCGACGGACTGACCGGCCTGGAGTGGCGCTTCGTTCGAGTCCGCTACACCACGCCCACCGATCAACTGGCCGAGTTCCTGCGCATCTACGGAGTCGATCCCTGGACGGTGGACGCGCCGGTGGCGGAGCAGAACCTGTCGCGCCGGATGGCGCGGGTCACGACGATCCAGGTGAACGAGCCCATCGTCGCCGCGTTGACCGATGACGCCCTCTGGGAGCAGCCCTGGATCTACATTGTCGAGCCGGCCAACATGATGCTCACCGACGACGAGGTGGCGAACCTGAGAGAGTTCCTGCTGCGGGGAGGAACCGTAACGTTCGACGACTTCCACGGCCCGGCCGAGTGGGAGCTGTTCGCGCGGCAGATGGAGCGGGTCTTTCCGGACCGCCCGATCGTCGATCTCGGTCCCGGGCATGCGGTCTTCTCGTCGTTCTACAACCTGGACGCCTACCCTCAAATCCCCGGCCTCGGGTCGTTCTTCAACAACGTCACCTGGGAGAAGGGCGGCTTCGAGCCGAAGCTGCGCGCCATCCTCGCGGACGACGGACGCGCCATGGCGCTGATCAACTTCAATACGGACATGGGCGACGGATGGGAGTGGTCGAACGCCGAGCAGTACCCCACGTACGTGCAGTACACGGCGCAGTCGTACCGCATGTTCATCAACGAAATCGTTTACGCGCTGACGCACTGA
- a CDS encoding AAA domain-containing protein, whose protein sequence is MANGSTTAPAAVTASDAVAAAAEATERVREARTRILRELRKVIVGQDEAIDLVLTALFTGGHCLITGVPGLAKTLLIKTLADVLHLSFKRIQFTPDLMPADITGTEIIDDSAGHRELTFVKGPIFAQIILADEINRTPPKTQSALLEAMQEHHVTAAGRTFPLDEPFLVLATQNPIELEGTYPLPEAQLSRFMFNVVMSYLPVSDEVAVVTRTTSDETPSVDRVLEGSDILAFQHLVRQVVVTEEVARYAVCLVDASRPGRADTPDYVERWVTWGAGLRASQALVLGGKARALMDGRYHVSVSDIRALARPVLRHRIVTNFYAESEGVDVEAIIARLLDTVPVPSSGM, encoded by the coding sequence ATGGCTAACGGGTCGACGACAGCGCCGGCCGCGGTGACGGCGAGTGACGCGGTGGCCGCGGCGGCGGAGGCCACCGAGCGGGTCCGCGAAGCCCGCACCCGCATCCTGCGTGAGCTCCGCAAGGTAATCGTCGGTCAGGACGAGGCGATCGACCTGGTTCTGACCGCGCTCTTCACCGGCGGGCACTGCCTGATCACCGGAGTGCCGGGCCTCGCCAAGACCCTCCTCATCAAGACACTTGCCGACGTGCTGCACCTGTCGTTCAAGCGGATTCAGTTCACGCCGGACCTGATGCCGGCCGACATCACCGGGACCGAGATCATCGACGACTCCGCCGGCCACCGCGAGCTGACGTTCGTCAAGGGACCGATCTTCGCGCAGATCATCCTGGCGGACGAGATCAACCGGACGCCGCCGAAGACGCAGTCCGCCCTTCTGGAAGCGATGCAGGAGCATCATGTCACCGCGGCGGGCCGCACGTTCCCACTCGACGAACCTTTCCTGGTGCTCGCGACGCAGAACCCGATCGAGCTCGAGGGGACCTATCCGCTGCCGGAAGCGCAGCTCTCGCGCTTCATGTTCAACGTCGTCATGAGCTATCTGCCGGTGAGCGACGAGGTGGCGGTGGTGACGAGGACCACCTCGGACGAGACGCCGTCGGTCGACCGGGTGCTGGAGGGGAGCGACATTCTGGCTTTCCAGCACCTCGTCCGACAGGTGGTGGTCACCGAGGAGGTGGCGCGCTACGCGGTGTGCCTGGTCGACGCGTCGCGTCCCGGTCGCGCCGACACGCCGGACTACGTCGAACGATGGGTCACCTGGGGCGCCGGCCTTCGCGCGTCACAGGCGCTCGTCCTCGGCGGCAAGGCGCGCGCGTTGATGGATGGGCGATACCACGTCTCGGTCAGTGACATCCGGGCGCTCGCGAGGCCGGTACTCCGCCACCGCATCGTCACGAACTTCTACGCCGAATCCGAGGGTGTCGATGTCGAGGCGATCATCGCGCGGCTGCTCGACACGGTGCCCGTTCCGTCAAGCGGGATGTGA
- a CDS encoding DUF58 domain-containing protein, whose translation MPRRTLGRARDTGVAGPGWLDPAVVASLGSMELRARTVVEGFLLGLHRSPYTGFSVEFSEYRPYIPGDDLSTLDWKVYARLDRYYVKRFEEDTNLECRLLLDISASMSYGSGPVSKLEYGSYLAAALAWLMERQRDAVGLATFDDRVVADIPPGVRPGHLRRILIALDHLEAGRQSDVAAPLNRLAASMRRRSMVVVISDLLDDPERVIGGLRHLKFGRNDVVVFHLLDPAELAFPFEPPTRFEDLETGETITGVAAELRDGYLREMDQLLECYARELPLSGIEYRRVDTSQPLDDALRAYFSSRIARG comes from the coding sequence ATGCCGCGCCGGACGCTCGGCCGGGCGCGGGATACCGGCGTGGCCGGCCCCGGTTGGCTCGACCCGGCGGTCGTCGCCAGCCTCGGCTCGATGGAGCTGCGTGCGCGCACGGTCGTGGAAGGGTTCCTTCTCGGCCTGCACCGCAGTCCGTACACCGGCTTCAGCGTCGAGTTCTCGGAATACCGCCCCTACATACCGGGCGACGATCTCTCCACGCTCGACTGGAAGGTGTACGCACGGCTCGACCGCTACTACGTCAAGCGATTCGAGGAGGACACGAATCTCGAGTGCCGGCTGCTCCTCGACATCTCCGCATCGATGAGCTACGGCTCGGGACCGGTGTCGAAACTGGAGTACGGATCGTACCTCGCCGCCGCCCTGGCCTGGCTGATGGAGCGCCAGCGGGACGCGGTTGGTCTGGCGACCTTTGATGACCGCGTGGTTGCCGACATCCCGCCCGGCGTGCGACCGGGGCACCTGCGGCGGATCCTGATTGCGCTTGACCACCTGGAGGCGGGCCGGCAGTCTGACGTCGCCGCCCCCCTCAACCGGCTCGCCGCCTCCATGCGCCGGCGAAGCATGGTGGTGGTGATCTCCGACCTGCTGGACGATCCCGAGCGGGTCATCGGTGGTCTGCGCCACCTGAAGTTCGGGCGCAACGACGTGGTCGTCTTCCACCTGCTGGATCCCGCTGAACTGGCCTTCCCCTTCGAGCCGCCGACGCGCTTCGAGGATCTGGAGACGGGCGAGACGATCACCGGTGTGGCCGCCGAGCTGCGCGACGGCTACCTGCGGGAGATGGACCAGTTGCTGGAGTGCTACGCGCGTGAGCTGCCGCTCAGCGGCATCGAGTACCGTCGGGTCGACACGTCGCAGCCGCTCGACGACGCGCTGCGCGCGTACTTCTCGTCGCGGATCGCGCGAGGCTGA
- a CDS encoding DUF4175 family protein: MEASRADITALLRTVRRRWAAARLMTAAARTAGAATLVLATLLGIDRLLGPNDGFLAAVGVLAAGLIVGFAIRFFLPFRTLPDDRQVARFIEEHCPELEDRLASAVAVRPSASPLGRLVLDDAARRARRVDPGRIVDRGTLRRALAAGIGATAAFVALSVAGADFLGRIAQAGWLYAASPGGVAAPDGRDAPGGAAAPQVERIDVAYAYPAHTRLASRVDRGGGDVFAPEGTTVTITVYTDAPVRTGSLRFGSGGTLTLAPAAAASLAATFDVVGDDAYRVALGNAGSQGTEYLVRAIPDRPPVIELRRPAGDREITSVEEPVVEAHAEDDYALQELELVYTVAGRDPRRVNLLGEPAARVAGAHTLYAERLGVSPGDVISYYVRARDGNPRRTRDVRSGIYFMTVRPFAREYQVSMARSGAGMDADTIRRLAEMQKEIVAATWQIDRGTETAPAVRDDLTALADAQDELRERTLGAAAQMLQRGRSQAERDALAAAVAAMEQAEAQLRIGSASRALPPQLEALNQLHRVEAAIRRMELSFGQAQGSSAWWQPQEDLSSLFDRDLRREQQTNYEALESSSADGAADEESDALRRVRELAARQEALNRAQADLVRREDAMSAEEAARILARLTREQQQLREQAEALQRDLQQRLDGAGSGDGTADGVSETAQARRALNQLQTEVRAAELTAELQAVEALRRRLEASGESAGGEEDGGASGDDAGGEEQGEGGASAIGVAAQALLRQLEASPGLEAALRGMRPEAVESLERWAEHRFTGSSPGTEAFKQDYADWEMLRAGLREALEAIAADRAGALQRARREGRLDAGADDAAPDGYEAAVRRYFRALAEPRAPAGAR; the protein is encoded by the coding sequence ATGGAAGCGTCCCGGGCCGACATCACGGCGCTGCTCCGGACGGTTCGCCGGCGGTGGGCCGCTGCCCGCCTGATGACCGCGGCGGCCCGGACGGCAGGAGCGGCGACGCTCGTCCTGGCCACTCTGCTGGGCATCGATCGTCTGCTGGGTCCGAACGATGGATTTCTCGCTGCCGTCGGCGTTCTTGCCGCCGGTCTGATCGTAGGGTTCGCCATCCGGTTCTTCCTTCCGTTCCGCACGCTGCCGGACGACCGTCAGGTGGCCCGGTTCATAGAGGAGCATTGCCCTGAACTGGAGGATCGTCTGGCGAGTGCTGTCGCGGTGCGTCCATCGGCGTCGCCGCTCGGTCGCCTCGTCCTGGACGACGCGGCGCGGCGCGCCCGGAGGGTGGATCCTGGCCGGATCGTGGACCGCGGCACGTTGCGCCGCGCGCTGGCGGCGGGTATCGGCGCGACTGCCGCTTTCGTCGCGCTGTCGGTCGCGGGCGCCGACTTCCTGGGCCGCATCGCACAGGCGGGTTGGCTGTATGCCGCCTCGCCCGGCGGCGTAGCCGCACCGGACGGCCGCGACGCGCCTGGAGGCGCAGCCGCGCCGCAGGTCGAGCGGATCGACGTGGCCTACGCCTATCCGGCGCATACGCGACTTGCTTCGCGGGTGGACCGCGGCGGCGGCGACGTCTTCGCGCCGGAGGGCACCACCGTCACCATTACGGTCTATACCGACGCGCCGGTGCGCACCGGTTCGCTGCGGTTCGGGTCGGGCGGGACGCTGACGCTCGCTCCCGCAGCCGCCGCATCGCTTGCCGCGACGTTCGACGTCGTGGGGGACGACGCGTATCGGGTGGCGCTCGGAAATGCGGGCAGCCAAGGGACGGAGTACCTCGTCCGGGCGATTCCCGATCGGCCGCCGGTCATCGAGCTCCGCCGTCCTGCCGGGGATCGCGAGATCACGTCGGTCGAAGAGCCGGTTGTCGAGGCCCACGCGGAGGACGACTACGCCCTGCAGGAGCTGGAGCTTGTCTACACCGTGGCGGGCCGCGATCCACGACGGGTGAACCTGTTGGGTGAACCGGCGGCGCGCGTTGCCGGCGCTCACACGCTCTACGCCGAACGACTCGGCGTGTCCCCGGGAGACGTCATCAGCTACTACGTCCGGGCCCGCGACGGGAACCCGCGCCGGACCCGGGATGTCCGCAGCGGCATCTACTTCATGACGGTACGTCCCTTCGCCCGAGAGTACCAGGTCTCGATGGCGCGGTCCGGAGCCGGCATGGACGCCGACACTATCCGCCGCCTTGCGGAGATGCAGAAGGAGATCGTCGCCGCTACCTGGCAGATCGATCGGGGCACGGAGACAGCCCCTGCCGTTCGGGACGATCTGACCGCCCTCGCCGATGCGCAGGACGAGTTGCGCGAACGGACCCTTGGCGCCGCGGCCCAGATGTTGCAGCGCGGACGATCACAGGCGGAGCGGGATGCGCTGGCCGCCGCGGTGGCGGCGATGGAGCAGGCGGAGGCGCAGCTTCGGATCGGGTCTGCGTCCAGGGCGCTGCCGCCGCAACTGGAGGCCCTCAACCAGTTGCATCGCGTCGAGGCGGCGATCCGGCGGATGGAACTCTCGTTCGGGCAGGCGCAGGGGAGTTCGGCGTGGTGGCAACCACAGGAAGATCTCTCCTCCCTTTTCGATCGCGATCTGCGCCGCGAGCAGCAGACCAACTACGAGGCGCTGGAGTCTTCGTCGGCGGATGGCGCCGCGGACGAGGAGAGTGATGCGCTCCGCCGGGTCCGCGAGCTGGCGGCGCGGCAGGAAGCCCTGAATCGGGCGCAGGCGGACCTTGTCCGGCGGGAGGACGCCATGAGCGCCGAGGAAGCGGCGCGCATCCTGGCCCGCCTGACGCGCGAGCAGCAGCAGTTGCGCGAGCAGGCGGAAGCGCTCCAGCGTGACCTCCAGCAACGGCTTGACGGCGCCGGCAGCGGTGACGGAACCGCCGACGGAGTGTCGGAGACGGCGCAGGCGCGACGGGCGCTCAATCAACTGCAGACCGAAGTGCGCGCGGCTGAACTCACCGCCGAGTTGCAGGCGGTGGAGGCCTTGCGGCGCCGGCTGGAGGCGAGCGGCGAGTCGGCTGGCGGCGAGGAGGATGGCGGCGCGTCGGGCGACGACGCCGGCGGGGAAGAGCAGGGAGAGGGTGGCGCAAGCGCAATCGGTGTTGCCGCACAGGCGCTGTTACGGCAGCTTGAGGCGTCGCCGGGCCTCGAAGCGGCGCTCCGCGGAATGCGTCCCGAGGCAGTGGAATCACTTGAGCGGTGGGCGGAACACCGGTTCACCGGGAGCTCTCCGGGAACGGAGGCGTTCAAACAGGACTACGCCGACTGGGAGATGCTCCGGGCTGGCCTGCGAGAGGCGCTCGAGGCAATCGCCGCCGACCGTGCTGGCGCCCTGCAACGCGCCCGGCGCGAGGGGCGGCTTGACGCGGGCGCGGACGACGCTGCACCGGACGGTTACGAGGCAGCCGTCCGGCGGTACTTCCGCGCCCTGGCGGAACCGCGGGCGCCAGCCGGCGCTCGCTAG
- a CDS encoding zinc ribbon domain-containing protein gives MSGADRRGGGSSGGGDGDPWRKRDRAGPCLGACGRRRPGTGGSLAASPAPRADGGGRGRRVLRRVGRRRTAGAGSGNRAVAGPARDPPDLASSARVSPAGDAARSGVGIPPQVGDAVKCPQCGQVIDDDALVCYRCGAATSERKHEPASLEEKRDPRRWSPILLGLILVCSTFLFVGLSITGRPVDPLVWAMLAVAGGLLAWRLRIR, from the coding sequence ATCAGCGGAGCGGATCGCCGCGGAGGGGGTTCATCTGGTGGAGGTGACGGCGACCCTTGGCGGAAACGCGATCGAGCAGGGCCGTGCCTGGGTGCTTGCGGGCGGCGCCGACCCGGAACTGGCGGATCCCTGGCTGCGTCCCCTGCGCCTCGCGCGGATGGCGGAGGCCGGGGGCGGAGAGTACTTCGACGGGTCGGCCGTCGCCGCACTGCCGGCGCGGGTTCAGGAAACCGCGCCGTCGCCGGCCCGGCACGTGACCCGCCAGATCTGGCATCATCCGCTCGTGTTTCTCCTGCTGGTGACGCTGCTCGGAGCGGAGTGGGTATTCCGCCGCAGGTGGGGGATGCGGTGAAGTGCCCGCAGTGCGGACAGGTGATCGACGACGACGCCCTCGTCTGTTACCGGTGCGGAGCCGCGACGAGCGAGCGAAAGCACGAGCCGGCGAGCCTGGAGGAGAAACGGGACCCGCGCCGATGGTCGCCGATCCTGCTCGGGCTCATTCTCGTCTGCAGCACGTTCCTCTTCGTGGGGCTGTCGATCACCGGGCGACCGGTCGATCCGCTGGTGTGGGCGATGCTCGCGGTTGCCGGCGGCCTCCTGGCGTGGCGGCTGCGTATCCGCTAG
- a CDS encoding CHAD domain-containing protein yields the protein MQEHSLPERRVTSCGVAGRLRYNRLRSRNAPVLEPGASYHDRFRLAGARMTGSHPLKAPLERRVRALVRSIRPMLAGDVEPLHQCRVATRRLRELLPLCEAELTGRLAGRARRRARGLGRTLGPVRELDVALDLVLELEQEGWAQPAGAARLRQRVREERDRQRQRMYTRLKPAALRKVERDVAEVLKAIGTHDATDEWALVLSTRIERRAERLREAVREAGPMYVSERVHEVRIVGKQLRYALELTVDTGAAGAVAEQTASAVAGLKQLQETLGRLHDLEILQGLLRSIESPIGRSEAWATQLDALDRDITEECRRLHGQFVAGQAKLLDISRIATRLASRMWNAHGGRSGGGRVLKMTLGGADAPRASHGRR from the coding sequence ATGCAGGAGCATTCCCTTCCCGAGAGAAGGGTGACTTCGTGTGGCGTGGCAGGGCGGCTTCGGTATAATCGCCTACGTTCCCGAAACGCGCCTGTTTTAGAGCCGGGGGCATCCTACCATGACCGATTCAGGCTGGCCGGCGCGCGGATGACCGGATCGCACCCGCTGAAGGCGCCGCTCGAACGGCGTGTCCGCGCCCTGGTCCGTTCGATTCGGCCGATGCTGGCGGGCGATGTGGAACCGCTGCACCAGTGCCGCGTGGCCACCCGACGTTTGCGCGAGCTGCTGCCGTTGTGCGAGGCGGAGCTGACCGGCCGGCTGGCGGGCCGGGCTCGGCGTCGCGCCCGGGGGCTTGGTCGCACGCTCGGACCGGTTCGTGAGCTGGATGTGGCGCTGGACCTCGTGCTGGAGCTGGAGCAGGAAGGGTGGGCTCAGCCCGCCGGCGCCGCTCGGCTGCGGCAGCGGGTTCGCGAGGAGCGGGATCGGCAACGTCAACGGATGTACACCCGGTTGAAGCCGGCCGCGCTGCGCAAGGTCGAGCGCGACGTCGCCGAGGTGCTGAAGGCGATCGGGACGCACGATGCCACGGATGAATGGGCGCTCGTCCTGTCGACCCGAATCGAGCGCCGGGCCGAGCGGTTGCGCGAGGCAGTGAGGGAAGCCGGACCGATGTACGTCTCGGAACGGGTTCACGAAGTGCGGATTGTCGGCAAGCAGCTTCGGTACGCGCTCGAGCTGACGGTCGACACCGGTGCCGCGGGTGCCGTAGCGGAGCAGACGGCCAGCGCCGTCGCCGGCCTGAAGCAGTTGCAGGAGACGCTGGGACGGCTGCACGATCTGGAGATCCTGCAGGGTCTGCTACGGAGCATCGAGTCGCCAATTGGGCGTAGTGAAGCGTGGGCGACGCAGCTCGACGCGCTCGACCGCGACATCACCGAGGAGTGCCGTCGCCTGCACGGCCAGTTCGTTGCCGGGCAGGCGAAGCTGCTCGACATCAGTCGAATCGCGACGCGGCTCGCTTCGCGCATGTGGAACGCCCACGGTGGCCGCTCCGGCGGCGGGCGCGTGCTCAAGATGACGCTGGGTGGAGCCGATGCTCCCAGGGCGTCGCACGGCCGCCGCTAG